One part of the Mesorhizobium sp. M4B.F.Ca.ET.058.02.1.1 genome encodes these proteins:
- a CDS encoding ABC transporter permease produces the protein MTALLSSLLGNPTFLGLLASVVAALGWGVRQRLAGAGAERARQAKAEAAAGALADQVDNDIGALRAGAASKELKTWARD, from the coding sequence ATGACGGCGCTGCTTTCCTCACTGCTCGGCAACCCGACGTTCCTTGGCCTGCTGGCCTCGGTGGTGGCAGCCCTCGGCTGGGGCGTCCGCCAGCGGCTTGCCGGCGCCGGTGCGGAACGCGCTCGGCAGGCCAAGGCCGAGGCTGCCGCCGGCGCGCTCGCCGACCAGGTCGACAATGATATCGGCGCGCTGCGCGCGGGCGCGGCCAGCAAGGAGCTGAAAACATGGGCAAGGGATTGA